The Onychomys torridus chromosome 12, mOncTor1.1, whole genome shotgun sequence genomic interval GAATTTCTATCAATATAACAGAATGTGGTACACCAAAAGTGATTTTGTTGCTGCAAAGAACCTGAGAATGATGACTGTTGGAGGAATGTTGAAGATACCCAGATTTAGATGACAAAAGACATAGAAAGCTACACACAAAGCTTAATCAGCTAGTCTTAGAAGACTTGAGATAAAGGACTGTGGGGAGTAATGCAAACAGTGGAAGTCAAGGTCACAGGATCTTAGTGGAAAATAGACTCCATGATAAATTAAGCTAGAGGTCATTTGTGGGATATTTTGGCCCCTAACCTTTCTTATTATGCTCAAGCCCCCAAGAACTTGAGTAaggcagaattaaaaaataatggggCTGATATCTTAGATGGAATACTAACTCTTGGATGGCTATTATGATTCATTCAGGACTACAGTGAAAAAATGAACAAGTGggtcaaaaataaatagaaagtctGTGGGTTGAAGACAAAAACAACACTAGGTAGTTCCATTTGACCCTCAAGTGCTGAACAGTTTCAGGGGTTTTAAGGGAGATTATTACCATTAAATAGAAGGGCCTTACTCTACACTGGCAGACTAACAAGGTGCCATAACGGCAATAATCCATCCTTCTATGCCGTAAGTTAAGGGAAGAATTGAGCAAAGTGATTCCCAGTCCCAGGAAGCAACTTCATACAAAGCCTGTTGCAACTCTGGTCCAAGCATGGCAGGGTCCATCACAACTTAGAAGCCAAATTTTGGGGGAATCATTGATGTTTAACTGCTTCTGGAAACAAGAAAGATGCAAACTTTAAGGCCATACATTCTTACTGTGTATTTTCAGTTCAGCACTGTTGTAGGCATCTGTGTTTGGTATAGTAAGAGCTCCAGTGAGGAGACTTGATGCTGTGATAATGAAGCCTGGTTTGTATTTTGAGAACATAAAGTGCTGAGCTATTTAAGCTATGAGACATCTTCCAGGGAGAGCTGCATATATGGAGTGGAAGTAACCAGAGATAGAGATATAAGGAAAGTTGTAGAGAGAGAGACATCTAAGCCCTTTGAATCTGAAGCCTTATGTGTATGACACAGAGCTACTGGATTTGATggttgccctgctgggtttcagcCTTGCCTTGGTACAATCTTCCCCCACTATGTCTCACTTCTtctcttttggaatgggaatgtctATTCTGTGCCATTTGGATGTTTGAAAGGTTTaacttgttttctgattttacaaGATGACACAGTCAAGAGATTGTCTTGAGTGTCAAAAAAGACTGGACATTTGGACAGTGTAGGGGCTGTTGCAGAGTATGAGGATCATTGAAGTGACTAAATGTGTTTTCTTCATAGATGACCCTGAGCCTATAGTGACCTGGGTCAGCAGCTAGTTGACTGAATAAAAAGCTATCATATAAAATCAGGTATTTGGACATGTGTCTCTCCTTGGTGGCTTTGTTTGGGTTGTTTGTAGAACCTTTAGTAGGAGGAATCTTTCTAGATGAAATTCCACATTGGAGATAGGATTTGAATGTCAATAGCCTCTAcccattttctgttctttgtatCTACTGTGTTATGGTTGAAACAGATCAGCCAGCTCCCTTCTTGTGCTATCATGAGTTCACCACTTTCATAGATGGTATCTCTAAATCACACAATATATTCAGAATTGAAGCAATTGCTATTAAATCTTAAGCCATTTTGCTTGcctgaagttttaaattttattgtttttattcttgtttctgAAGATGGTTTGTCTGAGTAGCCCTGGGTGTTCTGAaagttgctctgtagacaaggctggcttcaaaatcagAGATTCACCTGATTCTTGctcctacatgctgggattaaaggttcgccAACATTCCTGGTATTGGGTGATGAGCCTAGAGTATatatttttgtacatgtcaaTCATATACTGTTTTGCTGAGCTTCACTCTCagctttaattttgaaatttggcagagggttttgttctttttcccaaGATGGTAGTATTATTCATGACATTAATACTGCCTAGGCCTTCTGAGTCattagattacaggtgtgtgacattCATCCTActtgtgtttgttttaattttttaataaatatgattCTTTTACCTGTATATATGGATATGTACCAACCATGTGCTTGGTCCTCACAGTAGTCAAAATATTGTCTTGAAATCCATGAGCTTGGAATAGTTATGATAGCCCATGTAAGTACTGGCAATTTAGCCGACCTttatgcaagagcagcaagaactcctaacttctgagccatctctcctgccctgtgttgatTATTTATGATCAAAATTTATATTGTTAATGTTTTCATCTATATATTTGTAAGTGTTTAAATGCACAGTTCCTTTTAGTAAGGTTTATTAAAATTACAGTTTAAACTGGAACACTTAATATTCCTGAAAGATGAATACAGAACTGGAGTGAATGTATAACTCTTTGTAGGAACTTCAGTATTTCTTCCTAACTTTTTTGTTGGATTGATTGATTTTTGCAGTGGAGACaatatttacttaatatttaCTTCTTGATGTCCAGGAACTGATtgcatagccttggctatctATCAACTCAGAAGCAGAtatatctgcctctgccttctgagtgctgagattaaaggcatgaaccaatATACCCAGCTTGCTCATCTTTTTTGTAGTTagttatagcatgaatcttaacaggtcttattaataaaatcaaacctgaggccagttattggggtgaatgctggaagatcagaaaaagcagaacaagccacagcttccccaccttgccaattcctcagctgatcatgtttcctcagactggaagcttctgagtcctcatccaaatgaatctcagctgaactgtgctgctcaaaagcctaaaagcttaaccagttaaaagcttctagtttctggtcttcttgccttatatatctttctactttctgccatcactccctgggattaaaggctcacttcttggcattaaaaaggcatgtgtcaccatgcttggctgtttccatgtggccttgaactcacatagatccagagggatttctgcctctggaatgctagtattaaaggtgtgagtgccaccattttctagcctctatctaatggctgttctgttctttgaccccagataagtttattagggtccacaatattttggggaacacaatactgcACAGTTAGTAATTGTTTATACAATTTCTCTGATGTGTACTCAATACTGTTGATGTGTTTGCTTGTCTCTCTATGTCTATTAATAGGTAATTTTCTTGCAATGTGATATCCCATTCAAAGTGTTCAGAAATGATAGAGGTAAACATTCTATTCAATTTCCTTCTAAAATGACTTgatgattatattataatgtcTATGTCATAAAATAAGGGTGGGAAGTAGAGGAATTATATGACTATTGTCAAAGAAGTGTACTTTTACAATATTATCAGTATTATGCTTTTTGTTGTATATATATGGCATATTTATGTTTGGCATATTTTAGGATGCAGTGACCTATAATGATGTGAATGTCACCTTCACTCAGGAAGAGTGGGCATTGCTGGATCCTTCTGAGAAGAATCTCTACAGAGATGTGATGCTAGAGATCTATATGAACCTCACTGATATAGGTAATGCTATAAATTTtccttcacatttaaaaataaggggacaacttttttttttttttttttggttattgatGTGCTTCTCTAATGTTGATTGAGAATGAGGAAGAATGGGGTGAATAAATCATGCATGGTTCTAAGGATCACTGATGATAGTAACTTCAATTTTGCACAATTTATAGTACTATTTCATATATTTCCTCATACTATATTTTAGGCTACAATTGGGAAGATCATAaagttgaagaacattgtcaaagttctcAAAGATACGGAAGGTAATTTTTATGTACAAGCTGATACGAATGTGCCTCTGGAGATATTTTAATGTATCTGgaagttttaaagaaaagtagCAGTGTAAATAATCACAGCTTAAATTGCATTGATGATTGCTCACAAACCCATATACCTCAATGACAGGTAAGTGAACTGTGTTTGCAAGTCATTCTTTTAAGAAGacaagccaggcgtggtggtgcaagcctttattcccagcactcgggaggcagaggcaggcagatctttttgagttcgaggccaacctggtctacagaggaagatccaggaaaggctcagagGTACAAAGAtaacctgtcttgaaaagccaaaaaacaaaaaacaaaaaaataaataaataaaaacaagaaggaagacaAGAAATCAATGCCTTAACATGTATCACCATTTGAATCATAACTCCATCAGAGCTATTCTGTAGAACTGCCAATACATTTAGTTTCATACCACTCATATTACAAAAGGTTTACATGTTGACTTATGTGATAAGTGTATGTCCAAAACCTTCTAATAAACAAATAGTTCATAGTAAAACCAGTGTTACTCTTAGTGGTTCTATCATTGCTAAGTTTAGTGAGACGGGTAGTTAGAGTCGAGTTTAGTGAGAGTTTTTGTGGAGAAACCTTAATTCCTATACCATGTGTATGAGGAACAGAAAGTCAAACTGTGTGAATGCAATTTAGAAAtcttttatttgttattcttCTTTTAATAGGTACATCATATGTTACTCTGGATACAAGCCATATATGCATAGTTGTAGAcacatttctaaatgatcttattaaaaaaCATGGAAccagatatatatagagagagatcaAGGTAATAGGGAAAGCCTCAGCtagccttacctcaccaactcttcagcttCCAAATACAAGTTaattcctgtctacccatgcctatatgccttgatgttctgccatctgatttgctttgtctgtccagctacatcacttcctccttcctgcctagctctgtcactttctgtctttctgtacagacctccagacctccatggttaactagtgttggaatttgtttgccatcacacctggctctgttttcagtgtggccttgaactcacagagatccagacagatccctgcctgccaagtaatagcattaaaagcatgtgttaccattgcctgacttctttgtttacttattataGCTGTTCctattcctttgatctccaggcaagctttatttattaaaacacaaataaaatatcatcacatttcagcacaaataaaatttcaccacACATAGTGATATAGAAAGAAGCAATGTACCTCTCTCCATCTCAGAACAATTAGTAGATATGTAGTAGTCCTCATGTTGAGTAGACTTGCTGAATGTAATTCAAATTTACAAGTAATTGGTTTTCCAGCTTCAATGGAAATACATCAACAAACACATTGCAGAAAAGCTCTATGAGTACTAGTATTATGTAAATACTTCTGTTTGTCCTGGTTCATTTTACAAATGTAGTATGACTTACAGTATAGGAAATTTATCAATGGAATAAGTGGGGTAAAGGTCTGAATTCTACCAGTTGTCTTCAAATATGTGAAAAATCTCATAGAAAAAATATGCCATAAATGTGATCCAGGTAGTAATGGCTCTTACCATTATATGCATTTTCAATTATGCAAAATAATCTTTAATGAAGGGAAACAACATGAGTGTAAGCAAAGTAATAAAACCTTAAGATCTGATTCCTCTTTACATTTAgaccaaattgtaaaattaaCTCATACAGATACAAAGATTCAACAGTGTAATAAATGTGTTACAGCTTTTAAATGTGCCAATTATCCTTGcaggcatgaaagaagtcatacagGAGAGCAAACTTGTGAATATACTGAATGTGTTAAAGCATTTTCATATCATagtcttcaaaggcatgaaagaattcatattgGAAAGAAACCCTATGCAGGTATTCAATATGGTGAAGCCTTAACATCATATAATAGACTCCgaatacataaacatacacatgctggagaaaaaccctatgaatgtaatcaatgtggtaaagcattCACATATCATAGTcttcttcaaatgcatgaaagaacacatactggagagaaaccctatgaatgtaatcaatgtggtaaagcctttgcacgttatagtcatcttcaaaggcataaaagaacacatacaggaatgaaaccctatgaatgtaatcaatgtgataaagcctttgcatGTCATAGTTAtctcaaaatacataaaagaacacatactggagagaaaccctaccaatgtaatcaatgtggtaaagcctttgcacgtcaCAGTagtctccaaatacataaaagaacacatactggagagaaaccctatggatgtaatcagtgtggtaaagcctttgctcatcacaaTTCTCTTAAATGGCATAAAAGAAtacatagtggagagaaaccttatgaatgtaatcaatgtggtaaatcctTTGGACAACAAAGTgatcttcaaatgcataaaagagtACATACTGAAAAGAAGCCCTATGAacgtaatcaatgtgataaagcctttacacaacaaggtcatcttcaaagacatttaagaacacatactggagagaaactctatgaatgtaatcaatgtggtaaagcctttgcatatcATAGTTAtctcaaaatacataaaagaacacatactggagagaaaccctatgaatgtaatcagtgtggtaaagcctttgctcatcacaaTTCTTTTCAGtggcataaaagaacacatactggagagaaaccttatgaatgtaatcaatgtggtaaagcctttggaCAACAAAGTGATCTTCaagtgcataaaagaacacatactgaagagaaaccctatgaatgtaatcagtgtggtaaaggcTTTGCACaacaaggtcatcttcaaatgcatgaaagaacacatactggagagaaaccctatgtatgtaatcaatgtggtaaagcctttggaTGTCATAGTTATgtcaaaatacataaaagaatacatactggagagaaaccctacaaatgcaatcagtgtggtaaagcctttgcatatcATAGTTAtctcaaaatacataaaagaacacatactggagaaaaaccctatgaatgtaatcaatgtggtaaagcctttataTGCCACAGTagtctccaaatacataaaaaaacacatactggagagaaaccctatgaatgtaatcaatgtggtaaagcttttgcgTATCATAGTcttcttcaaatgcatgaaagaacacatactggagagaaaccctatgaatgtaatcaatgtggtaaagcctttgcacaacacAGTTGTCTCCAactacataaaagaacacatacggGAGTGAAACCTTATGAATGTGATCAATGTGGTAAGGCCTTTGGGCAACAAAGTaatcttcaaatgcataaaagaatacatactgaAGAGAAACCCTATGAGTGTAATCactgtggtaaagtctttgcacaacaaggtcatcttcaaatgcatgaaaaaatacatactggagagaaaccctataaatgtaatcaatgtggtaaagccttcgCGTATCACAGTTATCTCAAAatccataaaagaacacatactggagagaaaccctatgaatgtaatcagtgtggtaaagcctttgcatatcATAGTTAtctcaaaatacataaaagaacacatactggagagaaaccctatgaatgtaaccaatgtggtaaagcctttgcatgtcaCAGTAGTCTCcgaatacataaaagaacacatactggagagaaaccctatgaatgtaatcagtgtggtaaagtatTTGCATATCGTAGTcttcttcaaatgcatgaaagaacacatactggagagaaacctacATGAGtaacttttaatatttaattgttCTGTTAAAGCCTTTGAATATAGCATTAGATTTTGAGGATCTGGAAAAACTCATGCTGAAGGGAATCTGAATATAAAGGATTTGGTAGTATTTTTAGCCAACCCTCTTACATTACACAAAATTAGTTATTCTGGAGAAAACAATCTGACAAGTTTCAACAATTGGTTCAAGCAATATGAggccttctttttattttgtttacaccTGCAAGCTCACATGGACACAAGGCCTATGAATTTAAATGATAAAGTaacttttatatttcataattctCAATTACATGAGATAATGAATCCAGGTGTAAAACTTGTACGTATATTGGtgcctttcctgttgctgtggtataACATCATGTCTATATTTGCTTgcaaaaatgtttaatttgtcCTTGGATTCCAGAGCAATACAGGATCACCATGAAAGTGGCATGGAAACAAGTGTCAGACATGGCAGCCAAAGTAGGGAGCTAAAAATTCATATCCTTAACCTGCAGCATGAAGCAGAAAGTGTAAATTGGAAATGGTATGCAGATGTAAACTCTCAGGCTAACCACCAGTGAAATATTTCTTCTAGCAGGGCAGCATTTTCTAAATCTTCAAACATGATATCACAGACTGAGAATGATTGATTTCCCTGACCTCAAGCCTATATGCTTGCTTTCTATTACATGAACCAGTTCATGAGCGAGAAAAACCCTGTAAGCCTTTAGATGCCTCAACACCTATGTTACAGGAATTATAAGAGAAAAACATTCATGAGTGAAAAttagtttaaagatttgttttaattttaattatgctCTTtcagtgtgtctttgtgtgggtatgtgcatgtgcattctGTTTGCCAAACAGGTTAGACCCTTTTTGTGGCCAAAAATTACTAGAAGTCATCAAAAACCTGACATTGGTCCTGGGAATAAACTTATATTAAGGGCTCAGCCATGTCTCTAGTCCTGTAAATTATtctaaagctttttttaaaatatatcatctTGATATCAGGAAATAGAGAGGAACTCATACAAGAGAAAAACCCTGTTCATGTAAATGATTTAGTAAGGACTTTAGACATCACAGTTGTCTTCAGTTTCAAGAAAAAAACTTGTTTCATCTCCTTTTCATCTTAGCCTTGAAGTAAGTAAATTATTAACCAAGTTCATTTTGGGGTACCTGCCTCAATCTTTTACCCCAGGCTACTCTTgaagagtgagggataagagattagATAGAAGtatggagggaagaaaaaaagaaacacagaatagcctcaggagggcctggatccttatccaccagcccagaactttattcaaaagaatTTTTATAGCAATGtcaaggggcaaggcaaaagacctctccccctTGCTAAATACAGCCAAATGCAgaaccttccaaacacctggtccCGGGCCCGTAGTCCAATCATCTTCTGCAGCCCTGCTGgacaaagcaagctcagatctcactaggaaacctctgtgggctcccacagttcaCTAAAGACTAttatgaagccaggcagtggtggtgcatgcctttaatcccagcactcagggggcagagccaggcagatct includes:
- the LOC118593680 gene encoding zinc finger protein 431-like, which encodes MGQLSEGPLSRGREEWPDMDAVTYNDVNVTFTQEEWALLDPSEKNLYRDVMLEIYMNLTDIGYNWEDHKVEEHCQSSQRYGRHERSHTGEQTCEYTECVKAFSYHSLQRHERIHIGKKPYAGIQYGEALTSYNRLRIHKHTHAGEKPYECNQCGKAFTYHSLLQMHERTHTGEKPYECNQCGKAFARYSHLQRHKRTHTGMKPYECNQCDKAFACHSYLKIHKRTHTGEKPYQCNQCGKAFARHSHLQRHLRTHTGEKLYECNQCGKAFAYHSYLKIHKRTHTGEKPYECNQCGKAFAHHNSFQWHKRTHTGEKPYECNQCGKAFGQQSDLQVHKRTHTEEKPYECNQCGKGFAQQGHLQMHERTHTGEKPYVCNQCGKAFGCHSYVKIHKRIHTGEKPYKCNQCGKAFAYHSYLKIHKRTHTGEKPYECNQCGKAFICHSSLQIHKKTHTGEKPYECNQCGKAFAYHSLLQMHERTHTGEKPYECNQCGKAFAQHSCLQLHKRTHTGVKPYECDQCGKAFGQQSNLQMHKRIHTEEKPYECNHCGKVFAQQGHLQMHEKIHTGEKPYKCNQCGKAFAYHSYLKIHKRTHTGEKPYECNQCGKAFAYHSYLKIHKRTHTGEKPYECNQCGKAFACHSSLRIHKRTHTGEKPYECNQCGKVFAYRSLLQMHERTQLIQEKNPVHVNDLVRTLDITVVFSFKKKTCFISFSS